A genomic window from Rattus norvegicus strain BN/NHsdMcwi chromosome 9, GRCr8, whole genome shotgun sequence includes:
- the Mad2l1bp gene encoding MAD2L1-binding protein: MAASGQEDRSELSPAAAPNLDWTEKPEETRAPGVDLETVIPPVQEPSNSVEPFCPRDLVPVVFPGPVSQEGCCQFTCELLKHIMYQRQQLPLPYEQLKHFYQKSSPQAEDTARKKPRLTTEASNRKCQQALAELESVLSHLRDFFARTLVPQVLILLGGNALSPKEFYELDLSRLAPFSVDQGLNTAACLRHLFRAIFLADAFSELQAPPLMGTIVMVQGHRDCGEDWFRPKLNYRVPSRGHKLTVTLSCGRPSVPAMASEDYIWFQAPVTLKGFHE; the protein is encoded by the exons ATGGCCGCATCCGGGCAGGAGGATCGGTCGGAGCTGTCCCCTGCTGCTGCCCCAA ATTTGGATTGGACTGAGAAACCGGAAGAAACTCGTGCACCCGGGGTAGATCTTGAGACCGTCATCCCGCCAGTCCAGGAACCTTCCAATTCTGTGGAGCCCTTTTGCCCAAGAGACCTGGTACCGGTGGTGTTTCCTGGACCCGTGAGCCAGGAAGGCTGCTGCCAGTTCACTTGTGAACTTCTAAAGCATATCATGTACCAACGCCAACAGCTCCCTTTGCCCTATGAACAGCTGAAGCACTTCTACCAGAAATCTTCTCCCCAG GCAGAGGACACAGCAAGGAAGAAACCTCGGCTCACCACTGAGGCGAGTAACAGGAAGTGTCAGCAGGCTCTGGCGGAACTGGAGAGTGTCCTCAGTCACCTACGAGACTTCTTTGCCCGAACACTAGTGCCACAAGTGTTGATCCTTCTTGGAGGCAATGCCCTCAGCCCCAAAGAATTCTATGAACTCGACCTGTCCAGGCTGGCCCCGTTCAGTGTGGACCAGGGCCTGAACACAGCAGCGTGCTTGCGTCATCTCTTCAGAGCCATCTTCTTGGCGGATGCATTTAGTGAGCTGCAGGCTCCCCCACTCATGGGTACCATTGTCATGGTACAGGGCCACCGTGACTGTGGAGAAGATTGGTTTCGACCCAAATTAAACTACCGGGTGCCCAGCCGGGGTCACAAACTCACCGTGACACTGTCCTGTGGTAGACCTTCCGTCCCAGCCATGGCTTCCGAGGATTACATTTGGTTCCAGGCACCAGTGACACTTAAAGGTTTCCATGAGTGA